The following are from one region of the Nymphaea colorata isolate Beijing-Zhang1983 chromosome 7, ASM883128v2, whole genome shotgun sequence genome:
- the LOC116257581 gene encoding uncharacterized protein LOC116257581 isoform X1 has protein sequence MDNGDRDRAIICDNGSGTIKAGFAGDDAPCAIVPSVIGRRKNRSMNAGIANIKEVYVGEEAQAKSGILLLKSPIEHGAVRDWEDMACIWQHVYERELLTCAEEQPVLMTEAPLTPKANREKMIEIMFETFNVPASYVATQGVLSLYASGRTTGMVIDSGEGVTHVVPIYEGYALPHAIYRVDIAGKDITEALANSLIEDGHVFSTPAEQEIIRDIKEKLAYVAFNFKQEMAAARESSTRDQLYELPDGQVIKVGSCRFSCTEILFEPSWVGVESCGMHEAITRSIRKCDIDVRRDMYANIVLSGGTTGLPGLVNRLAKELKEMAPPTTRIRIMSPPERKYGAWIGGSILASLSSFDQMWITKEDYVEFGASVVHMKCF, from the exons ATGGATAATGGTGACAGAGATCGGGCAATTATCTGTGACAACGGATCAGGCACAATAAAG GCAGGATTTGCTGGTGATGATGCACCTTGTGCCATTGTTCCTAGCGTCATTGGGCGGCGGAAGAACAGGAGCATGAATGCAGGCATTGCAAACATAAAGGAGGTCTATGTTGGTGAGGAGGCTCAAGCGAAAAGTGGGATTCTTTTATTAAAATCTCCAATAGAGCATGGCGCAGTTAGAGACTGGGAAGACATGGCATGTATATGGCAGCACGTATATGAAAGGGAGCTTTTGACATGTGCAGAAGAGCAGCCAGTTCTCATGACTGAAGCCCCTTTAACTCCAAAGGCTAATCGGGAGAAGATGATTGAGATCATGTTTGAGACATTCAATGTGCCAGCAAGCTACGTAGCAACCCAGGGAGTCTTATCCCTCTATGCTAGTGGGCGCACAACTG GTATGGTGATAGACTCAGGAGAGGGTGTGACCCATGTAGTTCCAATTTATGAAGGATATGCCCTTCCCCATGCAATTTACAGGGTTGATATTGCTGGCAAGGACATTACTGAGGCCCTAGCAAATTCTCTAATAGAAGATGGTCATGTGTTCTCCACTCCAGCAGAACAAGAGATCATTCGGGACATAAAGGAAAAGCTAGCTTATGTTGCATTCAACTTCAAGCAGGAGATGGCTGCTGCCAGGGAGAGCTCGACCCGAGATCAGCTGTATGAGTTGCCTGATGGTCAAGTCATCAAAGTGGGCTCTTGTAGGTTCAGCTGCACGGAGATCCTATTTGAGCCAAGCTGGGTTGGCGTGGAGTCATGTGGAATGCATGAGGCCATAACCAGGTCCATAAGAAAGTGTGACATTGATGTGAGGAGGGACATGTATGCAAATATTGTGTTGAGTGGTGGGACCACCGGGTTGCCTGGGTTGGTTAACCGGCTTGCAAAGGAGCTGAAGGAAATGGCTCCACCAACCACAAGAATAAGAATCATGTCACCACCAGAGAGGAAATATGGTGCCTGGATTGGAGGGTCTATCCTGGCTTCTCTTAGCAGTTTCGATCAG ATGTGGATTACGAAGGAGGATTATGTGGAGTTTGGTGCCTCAGTTGTACATATGAAATGCTTTTAG
- the LOC116257581 gene encoding uncharacterized protein LOC116257581 isoform X4 — MNAGIANIKEVYVGEEAQAKSGILLLKSPIEHGAVRDWEDMACIWQHVYERELLTCAEEQPVLMTEAPLTPKANREKMIEIMFETFNVPASYVATQGVLSLYASGRTTGMVIDSGEGVTHVVPIYEGYALPHAIYRVDIAGKDITEALANSLIEDGHVFSTPAEQEIIRDIKEKLAYVAFNFKQEMAAARESSTRDQLYELPDGQVIKVGSCRFSCTEILFEPSWVGVESCGMHEAITRSIRKCDIDVRRDMYANIVLSGGTTGLPGLVNRLAKELKEMAPPTTRIRIMSPPERKYGAWIGGSILASLSSFDQMWITKEDYVEFGASVVHMKCF, encoded by the exons ATGAATGCAGGCATTGCAAACATAAAGGAGGTCTATGTTGGTGAGGAGGCTCAAGCGAAAAGTGGGATTCTTTTATTAAAATCTCCAATAGAGCATGGCGCAGTTAGAGACTGGGAAGACATGGCATGTATATGGCAGCACGTATATGAAAGGGAGCTTTTGACATGTGCAGAAGAGCAGCCAGTTCTCATGACTGAAGCCCCTTTAACTCCAAAGGCTAATCGGGAGAAGATGATTGAGATCATGTTTGAGACATTCAATGTGCCAGCAAGCTACGTAGCAACCCAGGGAGTCTTATCCCTCTATGCTAGTGGGCGCACAACTG GTATGGTGATAGACTCAGGAGAGGGTGTGACCCATGTAGTTCCAATTTATGAAGGATATGCCCTTCCCCATGCAATTTACAGGGTTGATATTGCTGGCAAGGACATTACTGAGGCCCTAGCAAATTCTCTAATAGAAGATGGTCATGTGTTCTCCACTCCAGCAGAACAAGAGATCATTCGGGACATAAAGGAAAAGCTAGCTTATGTTGCATTCAACTTCAAGCAGGAGATGGCTGCTGCCAGGGAGAGCTCGACCCGAGATCAGCTGTATGAGTTGCCTGATGGTCAAGTCATCAAAGTGGGCTCTTGTAGGTTCAGCTGCACGGAGATCCTATTTGAGCCAAGCTGGGTTGGCGTGGAGTCATGTGGAATGCATGAGGCCATAACCAGGTCCATAAGAAAGTGTGACATTGATGTGAGGAGGGACATGTATGCAAATATTGTGTTGAGTGGTGGGACCACCGGGTTGCCTGGGTTGGTTAACCGGCTTGCAAAGGAGCTGAAGGAAATGGCTCCACCAACCACAAGAATAAGAATCATGTCACCACCAGAGAGGAAATATGGTGCCTGGATTGGAGGGTCTATCCTGGCTTCTCTTAGCAGTTTCGATCAG ATGTGGATTACGAAGGAGGATTATGTGGAGTTTGGTGCCTCAGTTGTACATATGAAATGCTTTTAG
- the LOC116257581 gene encoding uncharacterized protein LOC116257581 isoform X2: protein MDNGDRDRAIICDNGSGTIKAGFAGDDAPCAIVPSVIGRRKNRSMNAGIANIKEVYVGEEAQAKSGILLLKSPIEHGAVRDWEDMACIWQHVYERELLTCAEEQPVLMTEAPLTPKANREKMIEIMFETFNVPASYVATQGVLSLYASGRTTGMVIDSGEGVTHVVPIYEGYALPHAIYRVDIAGKDITEALANSLIEDGHVFSTPAEQEIIRDIKEKLAYVAFNFKQEMAAARESSTRDQLYELPDGQVIKVGSCRFSCTEILFEPSWVGVESCGMHEAITRSIRKCDIDVRRDMYANIVLSGGTTGLPGLVNRLAKELKEMAPPTTRIRIMSPPERKYGAWIGGSILASLSSFDQMWITKEDYVEFGASVVHMKCF from the exons ATGGATAATGGTGACAGAGATCGGGCAATTATCTGTGACAACGGATCAGGCACAATAAAG GCAGGATTTGCTGGTGATGATGCACCTTGTGCCATTGTTCCTAGCGTCATTGGGCGGCGGAAGAACAGGAGCATGAATGCAGGCATTGCAAACATAAAGGAGGTCTATGTTGGTGAGGAGGCTCAAGCGAAAAGTGGGATTCTTTTATTAAAATCTCCAATAGAGCATGGCGCAGTTAGAGACTGGGAAGACATGGCATGTATATGGCAGCACGTATATGAAAGGGAGCTTTTGACATGTGCAGAAGAGCAGCCAGTTCTCATGACTGAAGCCCCTTTAACTCCAAAGGCTAATCGGGAGAAGATGATTGAGATCATGTTTGAGACATTCAATGTGCCAGCAAGCTACGTAGCAACCCAGGGAGTCTTATCCCTCTATGCTAGTGGGCGCACAACTG GTATGGTGATAGACTCAGGAGAGGGTGTGACCCATGTAGTTCCAATTTATGAAGGATATGCCCTTCCCCATGCAATTTACAGGGTTGATATTGCTGGCAAGGACATTACTGAGGCCCTAGCAAATTCTCTAATAGAAGATGGTCATGTGTTCTCCACTCCAGCAGAACAAGAGATCATTCGGGACATAAAGGAAAAGCTAGCTTATGTTGCATTCAACTTCAAGCAGGAGATGGCTGCTGCCAGGGAGAGCTCGACCCGAGATCAGCTGTATGAGTTGCCTGATGGTCAAGTCATCAAAGTGGGCTCTTGTAGGTTCAGCTGCACGGAGATCCTATTTGAGCCAAGCTGGGTTGGCGTGGAGTCATGTGGAATGCATGAGGCCATAACCAGGTCCATAAGAAAGTGTGACATTGATGTGAGGAGGGACATGTATGCAAATATTGTGTTGAGTGGTGGGACCACCGGGTTGCCTGGGTTGGTTAACCGGCTTGCAAAGGAGCTGAAGGAAATGGCTCCACCAACCACAAGAATAAGAATCATGTCACCACCAGAGAGGAAATATGGTGCCTGGATTGGAGGGTCTATCCTGGCTTCTCTTAGCAGTTTCGATCAG ATGTGGATTACGAAGGAGGATTATGTGGAGTTTGGTGCCTCAGTTGTACATATGAAATGCTTTTA